One Helianthus annuus cultivar XRQ/B chromosome 12, HanXRQr2.0-SUNRISE, whole genome shotgun sequence genomic region harbors:
- the LOC110895387 gene encoding uncharacterized protein LOC110895387, giving the protein MTDDSANVTTSCLAIGEKRPRRSGGCVGIFFQFFDWNRRFSKKKFFPKRLLPVPPDRAKEASNLLQIADAAQNDGVLSGGNINSAGNNGGQAPTLVARLMGLESMPSVQQIVKYSSGEHDELDTKPNPNPKATQIQQDFRPQKVQKTGTSDRRSVTRFGAEALQLKNVLTRSRKHHYSKLASPVPKSRNHSRRNSSRLIGAATRVLESGLQGRQKSKYAISYGARNRMNGENKNENVDVLSQQACCKNCGSLIDVSECKSKVNVGPSMSNSSFDQERELQPRNVASRDYVKGNTRRVDDVRVSFQSKDFVALNRSLTGQTRSRVPGKVDDKFDKRGKFENGPSHWQKRRTTRNGPRMVSNAQAAGKQIGSEAFRFNSQMKNKSETPVRLERRKSNKNATSCKPSDQKISLQHPFPLTGDCLSALVEEKLQELTSRVGYDLRTNGNPPKRTPAASFQDLLCALSTERQISQKNMEVRPKRNHLPPRSRCRFDHLSPGSVLEASFSNDSCCSSSLEDNSGRTQHAVSISYSFGESQFQESEMNIFYSDDLFSNENTCNELVVDLLTYISQVLSAIEIVNSRITGNTLAHIKHVVFNSELVLSNQISHNPTELNSFFICDLLLELDALADVIWTTFGNFLGSQNAVAGYQLKRFVFDAVIEYLESKFVKYSKCGFISWIDLPHFTDLDGLVHEIVEEVRRWMGLVGVTSDELVERDMSHCLGKWTDFEVEVYETGAKIESDIMQMLVDEIVVEC; this is encoded by the exons ATGACGGATGACAGTGCGAACGTTACGACGTCGTGTTTAGCCATCGGCGAGAAACGACCTCGTCGCTCCGGCGGTTGTGTCGGAATATTCTTTCAGTTTTTCGATTGGAATCGAAGATTCTCGAAGAAGAAATTCTTTCCCAAACGATTACTTCCTGTTCCACCAG ATCGTGCAAAAGAAGCTTCAAACCTGTTGCAGATTGCTGATGCTGCTCAAAACGACGGCGTTTTAAGCGGTGGTAATATTAATTCTGCCGGAAATAATGGTGGTCAAGCTCCCACTCTGGTTGCCAGACTCATGGGGTTAGAATCCATGCCTTCAGTACAACAGATTGTTAAATATTCTTCCGGTGAACACGATGAGCTCGATACGAaaccgaacccgaacccgaaagCGACACAGATACAGCAAGATTTCAGGCCTCAGAAGGTTCAGAAAACAGGAACTAGTGATAGAAGAAGTGTAACTAGATTTGGGGCAGAAGCATTGCAGTTAAAGAATGTTTTAACAAGATCTAGGAAGCATCATTACTCAAAACTTGCATCTCCTGTGCCGAAAAGTAGGAATCACTCGAGGAGGAATTCATCGCGCTTGATCGGTGCTGCCACTCGAGTTTTAGAGTCCGGGTTGCAGGGTAGACAGAAGTCGAAATACGCGATTTCCTACGGTGCGAGAAACCGTATGAATGGAGAGAATAAGAATGAGAATGTTGATGTGTTGAGTCAGCAAGCGTGTTGTAAGAACTGTGGCAGTTTGATTGATGTTTCGGAGTGTAAATCGAAGGTTAATGTCGGTCCGTCTATGTCGAATTCATCGTTTGATCAAGAACGAGAGTTGCAGCCTCGAAATGTTGCTTCACGGGATTATGTGAAGGGAAATACGCGACGGGTTGATGATGTTCGGGTTTCATTTCAGTCGAAAGACTTTGTGGCATTGAACAGGAGTTTAACGGGTCAGACACGGTCAAGGGTACCAGGTAAAGTCGACGATAAGTTTGACAAGAGGGGTAAGTTTGAAAACGGGCCGTCTCATTGGCAGAAAAGGCGAACAACACGCAACGGGCCAAGAATGGTTAGTAATGCCCAAGCTGCAGGAAAACAAATCGGGTCAGAAGCATTTAGATTCAATTCCCAAATGAAGAACAAGAGTGAAACACCTGTAAGATTAGAGAGAAGAAAGAGTAACAAAAATGCCACTTCTTGTAAACCGAGCGATCAAAAGATCAGTTTGCAGCACCCGTTCCCGTTAACAGGGGATTGTTTGAGTGCACTAGTGGAAGAAAAGCTGCAAGAATTGACGAGTAGAGTCGGGTATGATTTACGAACAAATGGGAATCCACCAAAGAGGACACCGGCAGCTAGTTTTCAAGATTTGTTATGTGCTCTAAGCACTGAGAGACAAATTAGTCAAAAGAATATGGAAGTTAGACCCAAAAGGAACCATCTTCCGCCCCGTAGCAGATGTAGGTTTGATCATCTTAGCCCGGGATCAGTTCTTGAAGCCTCCTTTTCAAACGACAGTTGTTGCTCTAGCAGTTTGGAAGATAACTCAG GACGAACACAGCATGCTGTTTCCATAAGTTATTCATTCGGTGAATCACAATTTCAAGAATCCGAGATGAATATTTTTTACTCGGATGACTTATTTAGTAACGAGAACACCTGTAACGAGTTGGTAGTCGATCTTCTCACATATATTTCACAAGTATTATCCGCCATAGAGATTGTTAATTCCAGAATAACGGGAAACACGCTGGCCCACATAAAGCACGTCGTCTTCAACTCCGAGCTAGTACTAAGCAACCAAATATCACATAACCCAACTGAACTCAATTCCTTCTTCATATGTGACCTTCTTCTTGAACTAGACGCGCTTGCAGACGTCATATGGACCACATTCGGCAACTTTCTTGGTTCGCAGAACGCGGTTGCGGGATATCAACTCAAACGGTTCGTGTTTGATGCTGTAATCGAGTATCTGGAATCAAAATTCGTTAAATATTCCAAATGTGGGTTTATATCCTGGATTGATCTCCCTCATTTTACGGATTTAGATGGTTTGGTGCATGAAATTGTGGAGGAAGTGAGAAGGTGGATGGGTTTGGTTGGTGTGACGTCGGATGAGCTGGTAGAGCGGGACATGAGCCATTGTTTAGGAAAATGGACCGATTTTGAGGTTGAAGTGTATGAGACTGGTGCCAAAATCGAGTCGGATATTATGCAGATGTTGGTCGATGAAATTGTTGTTGAATGTTAA
- the LOC110893142 gene encoding uncharacterized protein LOC110893142 produces the protein MARSAAMSAPMGMNYLATPESLQGFNLIPQMMAQMMAHFPCQHFINQVLTAHQGNTSNNPASRVEEDLAKPYKPSNLSCFSQQITDYDFQTRIKMPSHIRTYDGTEYPENHLQIFPGAARGEKKSNDECCLTFMQTLVGSARIWFNDLPERSIRTFDDLRKGFMANFSQQWRYVKDATMIFQIKQRDDESFRDFIERYKKKGLSYVGADEKMRVAGFMNAITSNTLQGTSISAYLKPLRRPSKGIKLTFKERKLLTSKSKGKGVLVGEATVPTGKEVTMVPMTNAQQVQTQEDLNAGTLQAGKRL, from the coding sequence ATGGCCCGAAGTGCAGCCATGAGTGCTCCCATGGGAATGAACTACTTGGCCACACCtgaaagccttcaaggctttaacctGATACCACAGATGATGGCCCAAATGATGGCACATTTTCCTTGTCAACACTTCATCAACCAAGTGTTGACCGCCCACCAAGGAAACACAAGCAATAATCCGGCCTCACGAGTAGAAGAAGATCTTGCCAAACCTTACAAGCCTAGCAATTTGTCTTGTTTCTCCCAACAAATTActgattatgattttcaaacCCGGATTAAGATGCCATCCCACATAAGAACCTACGACGGAACTGAATATCCTGAAAACCACCTCCAAATCTTTCCCGGGGCAGCAAGAGGTGAAAAAAAGTCCAATGATGAATGTTGTCTCacgttcatgcaaacccttgtaGGGTCTGCCAGGATATGGTTTAACGACCTACCTGAAAGAagcattcgaacctttgatgatcTGAGAAAAGGTTTCATGGCCAACTTTTCTCAACAATGGAGGTATGTCAAGGATGCAACAATGATTTTTCAGATCAAGCAACGAGATGATGAAAGCTTTAGAGATTTCATCGAAAGATACAAGAAGAAAGGGTTAAGCTATGTGGGTGCTGATGAAAAAATGAGGGTGGCAGGGTTCATGAATGCCATCACCTCCAATACCTTACAAGGGACTTCAATAAGTGCCTACCTAAAACCGTTGAGGAGGCCCTCGAAAGGGATAAAGCTCACATTCAAGGAGAGGAAGCTGTTGACATCAAAGAGCAAAGGAAAAGGGGTCCTAGTTGGAGAAGCAACAGTCCCAACAGGAAAAGAAGTAACTATGGTTCCAATGACAAACGCTCAACAAGTTCAGACTCAAGAAGATCTGAATGCAGGAACCCTCCAAGCCGGGAAAAGACTGTGA